The nucleotide sequence CGCACGTCGAACACCATGTCGGCGGTGGTGGAATCCTGCCGCACTTCACCGTTTATGCGAGTCACGAGGCGCAGGTTGTCGGGATCGGTGAGTTCGTCCGGCGTGACCAGCATCGGACCCAACGGGCAGAATGTGTCGAAGCTCTTGCCGTGGTTGAACTGACCACCGCCGAGTTTGAACTGCCAGTCCCGCGCCGAGACATCGATGGCGATGGTGTAGCCGAGCACATGGTCGATGGCGTCTTCCGGTGAAACGTTTCGCGCGTCGCGGCCGATGACGATGACGAGCTCGCCTTCGTAGTCGGTGTTTTCCGTGCAACTGGGCAACTGGATGGGGTCACCGGGATGCTGCAGCGAGCCGGTGGTCTTCATGAACCACATGGGACGCTCCGGCACGGCTTTGCCGCCTTCCTCCGCGTGTTTGCGGTAGTTGAGCCCGATGCCGATGATGTTGGTCGGGGCAATCGGCGCCAAAACCTTCGTCGGAGTGACCGGCGTTTCGGTCACATGATACTCGCCCAACAAGTCGCCCTTCACCGCGCGAGTCGCGCCAT is from Synoicihabitans lomoniglobus and encodes:
- a CDS encoding fumarylacetoacetate hydrolase family protein is translated as MRFIRHLTSTGPAWAALTPDGATRAVKGDLLGEYHVTETPVTPTKVLAPIAPTNIIGIGLNYRKHAEEGGKAVPERPMWFMKTTGSLQHPGDPIQLPSCTENTDYEGELVIVIGRDARNVSPEDAIDHVLGYTIAIDVSARDWQFKLGGGQFNHGKSFDTFCPLGPMLVTPDELTDPDNLRLVTRINGEVRQDSTTADMVFDVRTLVSFLSTDRTLPAGTIILTGTPSGVGYARKPPVWLQDGDTVEVEIQGIGTLSNPVQG